In a single window of the Rhopalosiphum padi isolate XX-2018 chromosome 1, ASM2088224v1, whole genome shotgun sequence genome:
- the LOC132932084 gene encoding microtubule-associated protein Jupiter-like isoform X3 — protein sequence MTSTNFNVGIGDIRRNTSKVLKPPGGGSSDIFGTASCDEVNPHKRGTNQKNLQSSIILGGQTPKHSNGTVAANGNSDKPDGNPVTGEGYEAPKATATPAQHVSAQSEPAPEQKKASRVPPGGYSSGLW from the exons ATGACTTCCACAAATTTCAATGTTGGCATCGGTGACATCAGGAGAAACACTAGCAA ggttttgAAACCACCAGGCGGTGGAAGTAGTGACATATTTGGAACAGCATCATGCGATGAAGTTAATCCACATAAACGTGGTACAAATCAGAAGAATCTTCAAAGTTCCATTATTTTGGGTGGTCAAACACCAAAACATAGTAATGGTACAGTTGCCGCCAATGGAAATTCAGATAAACctg atggtAATCCAGTGACTGGAGAAGGTTATGAAGCTCCTAAGGCAACAGCTACACCAGCTCAGCATGTTTCTGCTCAATCAGAACCAGCTCCAGAACAAAAGAAGGCAAGTCGTGTGCCACCAGGTGGATATAGTTCCGGCTTATGGTAA
- the LOC132932084 gene encoding microtubule-associated protein Jupiter-like isoform X2, giving the protein MATYASYRHIELDNIGCGKKKVLKPPGGGSSDIFGTASCDEVNPHKRGTNQKNLQSSIILGGQTPKHSNGTVAANGNSDKPDGNPVTGEGYEAPKATATPAQHVSAQSEPAPEQKKASRVPPGGYSSGLW; this is encoded by the exons ATGGCTACTTATGCATCCTATAGACACATTGAGTTGGACAATATAGGATgtggaaaaaaaaa ggttttgAAACCACCAGGCGGTGGAAGTAGTGACATATTTGGAACAGCATCATGCGATGAAGTTAATCCACATAAACGTGGTACAAATCAGAAGAATCTTCAAAGTTCCATTATTTTGGGTGGTCAAACACCAAAACATAGTAATGGTACAGTTGCCGCCAATGGAAATTCAGATAAACctg atggtAATCCAGTGACTGGAGAAGGTTATGAAGCTCCTAAGGCAACAGCTACACCAGCTCAGCATGTTTCTGCTCAATCAGAACCAGCTCCAGAACAAAAGAAGGCAAGTCGTGTGCCACCAGGTGGATATAGTTCCGGCTTATGGTAA
- the LOC132932084 gene encoding microtubule-associated protein Jupiter-like isoform X1, with protein sequence MSLRENKTPPGGVCHDLWGAEFVGSPCHNRVLKPPGGGSSDIFGTASCDEVNPHKRGTNQKNLQSSIILGGQTPKHSNGTVAANGNSDKPDGNPVTGEGYEAPKATATPAQHVSAQSEPAPEQKKASRVPPGGYSSGLW encoded by the exons ATGAGTTtaag AGAAAATAAAACGCCTCCTGGAGGAGTTTGCCATGATCTTTGGGGCGCCGAGTTCGTAGGATCTCCGTGTCATAATAG ggttttgAAACCACCAGGCGGTGGAAGTAGTGACATATTTGGAACAGCATCATGCGATGAAGTTAATCCACATAAACGTGGTACAAATCAGAAGAATCTTCAAAGTTCCATTATTTTGGGTGGTCAAACACCAAAACATAGTAATGGTACAGTTGCCGCCAATGGAAATTCAGATAAACctg atggtAATCCAGTGACTGGAGAAGGTTATGAAGCTCCTAAGGCAACAGCTACACCAGCTCAGCATGTTTCTGCTCAATCAGAACCAGCTCCAGAACAAAAGAAGGCAAGTCGTGTGCCACCAGGTGGATATAGTTCCGGCTTATGGTAA
- the LOC132932084 gene encoding microtubule-associated protein Jupiter-like isoform X4, whose product MSLRVLKPPGGGSSDIFGTASCDEVNPHKRGTNQKNLQSSIILGGQTPKHSNGTVAANGNSDKPDGNPVTGEGYEAPKATATPAQHVSAQSEPAPEQKKASRVPPGGYSSGLW is encoded by the exons ATGAGTTtaag ggttttgAAACCACCAGGCGGTGGAAGTAGTGACATATTTGGAACAGCATCATGCGATGAAGTTAATCCACATAAACGTGGTACAAATCAGAAGAATCTTCAAAGTTCCATTATTTTGGGTGGTCAAACACCAAAACATAGTAATGGTACAGTTGCCGCCAATGGAAATTCAGATAAACctg atggtAATCCAGTGACTGGAGAAGGTTATGAAGCTCCTAAGGCAACAGCTACACCAGCTCAGCATGTTTCTGCTCAATCAGAACCAGCTCCAGAACAAAAGAAGGCAAGTCGTGTGCCACCAGGTGGATATAGTTCCGGCTTATGGTAA
- the LOC132932083 gene encoding beta-1,3-galactosyltransferase 5-like has product MALSSWRYEIAMFLAVNTSFLVLFDTFSADRDTGRIAPMRPGPPRLDSRRRLMDLNGFEYVIDSGACDGPRRHTPVVVHSHVGHFERRRAIRQSYTRTVLDRLGFRHVFMVGLPSSGNGVDDRVLQERLLRESSRHGDVVQGNFREAYRNLTYKHAMGLTWFAARCPRSDYMVKMDDDIAVNLFKLNAVLGRADNRDLAGCVIDAKPIRDERNKWYVSRAEFAGDAYPPFLSGWLYAARAASVVRLLRAIEVRERYFWIDDLYVTGILAERAGLAFTDLRPEFETDPGPVHCCVHKRQRCDFLAAPTGDDDALLQRYAEQLMRCKATNSSCDLFRKSKRHHSCLDLWKKKISVDTASRVGKPSIEILNWN; this is encoded by the coding sequence ATGGCACTGTCGTCGTGGAGGTACGAAATCGCCATGTTTCTCGCCGTCAACACGTCGTTCCTGGTGCTGTTCGACACGTTTTCCGCGGACCGAGACACCGGGCGGATCGCGCCGATGCGCCCCGGACCGCCGCGTCTCGACAGCCGGCGACGCCTGATGGACCTGAACGGTTTCGAGTACGTCATCGACAGCGGCGCGTGCGACGGACCGCGACGCCACACGCCCGTCGTGGTGCACAGCCACGTCGGCCACTTCGAACGCCGCCGGGCCATTCGCCAGTCCTATACGCGGACCGTGCTCGACCGGCTCGGATTTCGTCACGTGTTCATGGTCGGCTTGCCGTCGTCCGGTAACGGCGTCGACGATCGAGTGTTGCAGGAGCGGCTGCTCCGGGAATCGTCCCGGCACGGGGACGTGGTGCAGGGCAACTTCCGGGAAGCGTACAGGAACCTGACGTACAAACACGCGATGGGCCTGACGTGGTTCGCGGCACGGTGCCCGCGGTCGGACTACATGGTCAAGATGGACGACGACATCGCGGTGAACTTGTTCAAGCTGAACGCCGTGCTGGGCCGGGCCGACAACCGCGACCTGGCCGGGTGCGTGATCGACGCGAAACCGATACGGGACGAGCGCAACAAGTGGTACGTGAGCCGCGCCGAATTCGCGGGCGACGCGTACCCGCCGTTCTTGTCCGGTTGGTTGTACGCGGCCAGGGCGGCGTCCGTCGTCCGTCTGCTGCGGGCGATAGAGGTGCGCGAAAGATACTTCTGGATCGACGACCTGTACGTGACGGGCATACTGGCCGAACGCGCCGGACTCGCGTTCACCGACCTGAGGCCCGAATTCGAAACCGACCCGGGACCGGTTCACTGTTGCGTGCACAAACGACAGCGGTGCGACTTTTTGGCGGCACCCACCGGCGACGATGACGCGCTGCTCCAGCGATACGCCGAACAGCTGATGCGCTGTAAGGCAACCAACTCTTCCTGTGATCTATTTCGGAAATCCAAACGCCATCATAGCTGTCTGGATttgtggaaaaaaaaaatatcggtaGATACGGCGTCGCGGGTAGGAAAACCATCAATAGAGATATTGAATTGGAATTGA